In Rutidosis leptorrhynchoides isolate AG116_Rl617_1_P2 unplaced genomic scaffold, CSIRO_AGI_Rlap_v1 contig148, whole genome shotgun sequence, one DNA window encodes the following:
- the LOC139881381 gene encoding LOW QUALITY PROTEIN: probable CoA ligase CCL11 (The sequence of the model RefSeq protein was modified relative to this genomic sequence to represent the inferred CDS: inserted 2 bases in 2 codons; deleted 2 bases in 1 codon), whose translation MDELKPSAPNSFPLTPMGFLERAAIVYGECLSVVYNDKAYTWAETNRRCLQLASSISSIVGLKRKQVVSVVAPNTPAMYELHFAVPMAGCVLNNINTRQDARTIARLLRHSESKLVFVDFPLLLLVLEAISLFPPNTKRPPVVLIEADDGSGMESGHNYLDTYNGLVEKGDPNFKWIQPLNELDPIVLNYTSGTTSSPKGVVHCHRGSFITAMDALVDWSISKRPVFLWSLPMFHSNGWGFTWGMAAVGGTNVCLRKIDANTIYSLIRKHHVTHMCGAPVVLNMLANAQQPLEKPVHVLTGGSPPPAAILLRMESLGFIVSHGYGLTETGTVIVSCEWKPQWNRLPATDRARLKARQGVRSAGMTEIDVVDPETGESVKRDGLSIGEIVLRGACIMLGYLKEPIATAKCLRNNGWFYTXDVAVMYPDGYLEIKDRSKDVIISGGENLSSVEVESVLYTNPAVNEAAVVARPDEFWXETPCAFVSLRKGIEKIPTEKEMIEYCRARLPHYMAPKTVVFKDQLPKTATGKIQKFVLREKAKVLGQLPMSRY comes from the exons atggatGAGCTAAAGCCAAGTGCTCCAAACTCATTCCCTTTAACTCCGATGGGATTCTTAGAGAGAGCAGCCATTGTCTACGGTGAATGCTTATCTGTCGTGTACAACGACAAGGCCTACACGTGGGCTGAAACTAACCGTCGATGTCTCCAGCTGGCATCATCGATATCGTCCATTGTTGGGTTGAAAAGGAAGCAAGTGGTTTCCGTTGTGGCACCCAACACTCCTGCTATGTATGAGCTCCATTTTGCTGTTCCAATGGCTGGTTGTGTCTTAAACAACATCAACACACGCCAGGACGCACGTACGATTGCAAGACTCTTGCGTCACAGCGAATCGAAGCTCGTGTTTGTAGACTTTCCCCTGCTTTTGCTTGTCCTGGAAGCAATCTCTCTGTTTCCTCCTAACACGAAACGTCCGCCTGTCGTCCTAATTGAAGCAGATGATGGAAGTGGAATGGAGTCGGGTCATAATTATCTCGACACTTATAACGGGTTGGTGGAAAAGGGTGACCCGAATTTCAAATGGATCCAGCCACTGAATGAGTTAGACCCAATAGTACTGAACTACACATCAG GTACAACGTCATCTCCGAAAGGAGTAGTACATTGCCATCGAGGGAGTTTCATTACGGCAATGGATGCCTTGGTCGATTGGTCGATATCGAAACGGCCTGTTTTCTTGTGGTCCTTGCCGATGTTCCACTCCAATGGATGGGGCTTTACGTGGGGGATGGCGGCTGTTGGTGGGACCAATGTCTGCCTCCGGAAAATCGACGCCAACACGATCTACAGCCTCATAAGGAAACATCATGTGACGCACATGTGCGGCGCGCCGGTAGTGCTTAACATGCTAGCTAATGCTCAACAGCCTCTTGAGAAGCCTGTTCATGTGCTTACTGGCGGCTCTCCACCGCCAGCCGCCATACTTCTCCGTATGGAGTCTCTAGGATTCATCGTGAGTCACGGCTACGGGTTAACTGAAACAGGAACCGTGATCGTTTCTTGTGAATGGAAACCGCAATGGAATAGACTTCCGGCGACGGATAGGGCAAGGCTTAAAGCGAGGCAGGGAGTGAGAAGTGCCGGAATGACGGAGATAGACGTAGTTGATCCTGAGACAGGTGAAAGCGTGAAGCGCGACGGCTTATCGATTGGCGAAATCGTGTTGAGAGGTGCTTGTATCATGCTAGGATATTTAAAGGAACCAATTGCCACGGCTAAGTGCTTGAGAAACAATGGATGGTTTTACA GAGACGTCGCTGTGATGTATCCTGACGGTTATCTAGAGATCAAGGATCGATCGAAGGACGTTATAATTAGTGGAGGAGAGAATTTAAGCAGCGTAGAAGTCGAGTCCGTGCTATATACCAACCCTGCCGTCAACGAGGCAGCCGTAGTGGCTCGGCCAGACGAGTTTT GCGAGACGCCTTGTGCATTTGTGAGTCTCAGGAAAGGTATCGAGAAAATCCCGACCGAAAAGGAAATGATAGAGTATTGCAGGGCTAGGCTGCCACATTACATGGCGCCAAAAACTGTT GTTTTTAAGGATCAACTTCCAAAGACAGCAACAGGCAAAATTCAAAAGTTTGTGTTAAGAGAGAAAGCTAAGGTATTGGGTCAATTGCCAATGAGTCGATACTAG